From a region of the Spelaeicoccus albus genome:
- a CDS encoding ABC transporter permease, giving the protein MHALTATGTLTRFALRRDRLSTTIWTVALAFMAVYPAIALQTIYPTAADRQARAALMTNPAAIVMSGPGYGLDDYTIGAINANEMLLWLMLASAIMNILLITKHTRAEEESGRAELIRAGVVGRYSGMTAALLAAVVANLAVTVLTALGLLVAAFDFGDSLLYAAALGVTGMVFAAISAVAAQLAEHARAGTGIAMAVLGAAVLADGIGNVQETHGNWLSWLSPLAWAQQTRSFVDARWWPLLISVAVIAVLVAAGYALSARRDVGAGLLPARTGRAHGSAMLGSPLGLALRLQRGLFIAWAAALTLTGLAMGSLVGAAQDMLNSNEDISKKMSALVAPSATSAADGFISVILLFIALLAGVFAVSSTLRLRSEETSGRVEPLLATATGRWRWMGQGLIVSVVGAAVLLMLGALGLAVTVSADLDRAGEYGRVMQAASAYLVPEVFLCALAAVLFGIRSALAPLAWIAIVYAGVVGMFGGLMNLPDWSQKLSPFHAVPQLPASDPDFGPLIGFGGAAVVLLVLGLVFFRRRDAALS; this is encoded by the coding sequence ATGCATGCACTGACGGCAACGGGAACACTCACCCGTTTCGCGCTGCGGCGGGATCGCCTGAGCACGACGATCTGGACGGTGGCGCTGGCGTTCATGGCCGTCTACCCGGCGATCGCCTTGCAGACGATCTACCCCACGGCAGCGGACCGGCAGGCGCGCGCCGCGTTGATGACGAACCCGGCAGCCATCGTCATGTCCGGGCCGGGGTACGGGTTGGACGATTACACCATCGGCGCCATCAATGCGAACGAGATGTTGCTCTGGCTCATGTTGGCGTCAGCGATCATGAATATCCTACTGATCACCAAACACACGCGCGCGGAAGAGGAAAGCGGGAGGGCCGAGCTGATTCGGGCCGGCGTCGTCGGCCGATATTCCGGCATGACCGCGGCTCTTCTGGCCGCCGTCGTCGCAAATCTGGCAGTGACAGTGCTCACCGCTCTCGGGCTGCTGGTCGCGGCGTTCGACTTCGGCGATTCACTGCTTTATGCGGCAGCGCTCGGCGTCACGGGGATGGTCTTTGCAGCGATTTCCGCGGTCGCGGCGCAGCTGGCCGAGCACGCCCGCGCGGGCACCGGTATCGCCATGGCCGTGCTCGGGGCCGCGGTGCTTGCCGACGGGATCGGCAATGTGCAAGAAACGCACGGCAATTGGCTGTCGTGGCTTTCGCCGCTGGCGTGGGCGCAGCAGACCCGCAGTTTCGTCGACGCCCGGTGGTGGCCGCTGCTCATCTCGGTGGCGGTGATCGCGGTCCTCGTGGCTGCCGGATATGCCCTGTCGGCCCGGCGAGACGTCGGCGCCGGCCTTCTTCCCGCACGGACGGGACGGGCGCACGGGTCGGCAATGCTCGGCAGTCCGCTCGGGCTGGCGCTTCGGCTTCAGCGCGGACTCTTCATTGCGTGGGCGGCGGCCTTGACGCTGACAGGTTTGGCCATGGGCTCCTTGGTCGGAGCGGCGCAGGACATGTTGAACAGCAATGAGGACATTTCGAAGAAGATGTCGGCGCTCGTGGCACCGAGCGCAACGAGCGCCGCGGACGGTTTCATTTCCGTCATCCTGCTGTTCATCGCCTTGCTGGCCGGCGTGTTCGCCGTTTCGTCGACGTTGCGCCTGCGGTCCGAGGAGACGAGTGGACGCGTGGAGCCGTTGCTGGCAACCGCGACGGGCCGATGGCGTTGGATGGGCCAAGGGCTGATTGTGTCGGTCGTCGGCGCGGCCGTGCTGCTCATGCTCGGCGCGCTCGGCCTGGCCGTCACGGTGTCGGCCGATCTCGACAGGGCCGGTGAATACGGCCGCGTCATGCAGGCGGCGAGCGCGTATCTCGTCCCCGAAGTGTTTCTGTGCGCGCTGGCCGCCGTACTGTTCGGCATCCGATCGGCGCTCGCCCCACTGGCGTGGATTGCCATCGTTTATGCCGGCGTGGTGGGAATGTTCGGCGGACTGATGAATTTGCCCGACTGGTCGCAAAAACTCTCCCCGTTCCATGCGGTGCCGCAGTTGCCGGCCTCGGATCCGGACTTCGGGCCGCTGATCGGGTTCGGGGGCGCGGCCGTCGTCCTGCTGGTGCTCGGATTGGTGTTCTTCCGGCGCCGGGACGCCGCGCTGAGCTGA